In a single window of the Bactrocera dorsalis isolate Fly_Bdor chromosome 2, ASM2337382v1, whole genome shotgun sequence genome:
- the LOC105226007 gene encoding putative tRNA (cytidine(32)/guanosine(34)-2'-O)-methyltransferase 1, translating into MGKTSKDKRDIYYRLAKEEGWRARSAFKLLQIDEKFHILKDVTRAVDLCAAPGSWTQVLSKRLYENRTDNEEVKIIAVDLQAMAPLPGVTQIQGDITKLSTAQAIIDHFGGESQKAQLVICDGAPDVTGLHDIDEYIQSQLLLAALSITTHVLMTGGNFVAKIFRGKDTNLLYSQLRIFFEKVSIAKPASSRNSSIEAFVVCQNYRCPDGYIPQMINPMVDNVQVIVDETNSNVNHKLIPFVVCGDMRGFDSDMSYSLNLEENSEYTYKEVVQKPISPAYKEILEKLKNCSIKHSAITVKHEDGEK; encoded by the exons atgGGAAAGACATCTAAAGATAAAAGAGATATATATTATCGTTTAGCGAAAGAAGAGGGCTGGCGTGCCAGAAGCGCATTTAAATTGCTACAGATCgatgaaaaatttcacattttgaaag ATGTAACACGAGCCGTTGACTTATGTGCTGCGCCGGGTAGTTGGACCCAAGTACTTTCAAAACGTCTCTACGAGAATCGCACTGACAACGAGGAGGTAAAAATCATAGCCGTGGATTTACAAGCTATGGCACCCTTGCCTGGTGTTACACAGATCCAAGGCGATATAACTAAATTAAGTACAGCGCAAGCCATAATTGATCATTTCGGAGGTGAATCACAAAAGGCACAATTAGTTATATGTGATGGAGCACCTGATGTTACCGGTCTTCACGATATCGACGAATACATCCAGAGTCAGTTGCTACTAGCTGCACTTAGTATTACCACACACGTGTTGATGACAGGTGGAAATTTCGTTGCCAAGATTTTTCGCGGTAAAGACACAAATTTGCTATATTCCCAACTACGCATTTTCTTTGAGAAAGTATCCATAGCCAAACCAGCTAGCTCCAGAAATTCTAGTATTGAAGCGTTTGTAGTGTGTCAAAATTATCGTTGCCCAGATGGTTATATTCCACAAATGATAAACCCAATGGTTGATAACGTACAAGTAATAGTAGATGAAACAAACTCGAATGTAAATCACAAACTTATTCCGTTTGTTGTATGCGGCGATATGCGTGGATTTGACTCAGATATGTCGTACAGTTTAAAT CTCGAAGAAAACTCGGAATACACATATAAAGAGGTAGTACAAAAACCTATTTCTCCAGCTTACaaggaaattttagaaaaacttaaaaattgttcGATTAAACATTCAGCCATAACTGTTAAACATGAAGATGGAGAGAAATAA
- the LOC105226006 gene encoding COMM domain-containing protein 2, which produces MLLNLKTDQRRHLELLRHRGSEDVVELCKAAFEYLSLGPNTQRYQHLAQKYSTDTGVVQSAVEALIALLINATKGNASEFDLQSLQQEEGYSNDVMQVLSQFVSSKRHFIEGSIKSANIRAYRLVNIEWRLEVRLATRSLLRQSSIRVTMKLYLHTEPKNENRDLLEDGDQAIHSDERRNRKDLLVQTDLSSLVHMIQVLETALYESKSRRIRNIVSGIH; this is translated from the coding sequence atgttattaaacttaaaaacaGATCAACGGAGGCATTTAGAATTATTACGCCATCGTGGTTCAGAGGATGTTGTGGAGCTATGCAAAGCAGCATTTGAGTACTTGTCCCTTGGTCCGAATACTCAACGTTATCAGCATCTTGCTCAAAAATATTCTACAGATACAGGTGTGGTACAAAGCGCAGTTGAGGCTCTAATTGCCTTACTCATTAATGCCACTAAAGGGAATGCTAGTGAGTTCGACCTGCAAAGTTTGCAACAGGAAGAAGGCTATAGCAATGACGTCATGCAAGTGTTGTCACAATTTGTGAGCAGCAAACGACATTTTATTGAGGGGTCCATCAAGTCTGCTAATATTCGAGCTTATCGTTTGGTTAATATTGAATGGCGTTTGGAGGTGCGTTTAGCTACACGAAGCCTCTTACGACAAAGTAGTATACGAGTAACAATGAAGTTATATTTACACACCGAACCGAAAAATGAAAACAGAGACCTTCTCGAGGATGGAGATCAGGCGATACATTCGGATGAAAGACGAAATCGCAAGGATCTGTTGGTGCAAACCGATTTGAGTAGTTTAGTCCATATGATACAAGTATTAGAAACAGCTCTTTATGAATCGAAAAGCAGACGTATACGTAACATCGTTAGTGGAATTCATTGa
- the LOC105226008 gene encoding transcription termination factor 5, mitochondrial: MLRTNQNVTSQLLKQFVTRQRSYATKSQQSKKAQIQLSPDNSNGLDVPVEETINAHFLKREIGSTHRKWSSILIKYPELKAIKRQDAVNTVKALKMMNFDVETILQKPVVLHQNALTLENRYEVLHECGFQPISLILLSKFVTVINKTVSMLKSYGYIPFEVNVLENLCNSFSNVELSVKTFTELNEGMHIKHIRECILNAYLRQVLDMNDNDIKKLWQVYYRVRHRSFKSVQSVVKVLLEDLQFPKERIIKNAFLLHGDADNMRRIITEIKRIDGQDMREIVYRRPKILMSSCDGLLKTLENVKVFGIHESAITKCLEILTLGPDTVLERLKDLNSIDEFKVLGTNPRVLRLVHYQNKARLRLEYLNQLKVRCASLHILSGGSEKFAKFAREGVDRTKGRDVVVYLANIMKKDENYIRALLSRHPNWCHIPVLQVKQCYDFLRSKKFPISAICNNIHLLLYPIQRIEEKLNELHEPECLEGLQLPVDNIYDLDNNEMLTLILYLIECEFHFTGDGIWTEQQTQPVENFNNLLPDFPESLNKIYKYGIKPSRANQSANTPIELR; encoded by the exons ATGTTGCGCACCAATCAAAATGTAACGTCTCAATTATTGAAGCAGTTTGTTACGAGGCAAAGAAGTTATGCGACAAAGTCACAACAGAGTAAAAAGGCGCAAATCCAACTTTCACCAGATAACTCTAATGGCCTAGATGTTCCTGTGGAGGAAACCATaaacgcccactttttaaaacGGGAAATAG gctCTACCCATCGTAAATGGAGTAGCATACTCATCAAGTATCCGGAATTGAAAGCTATAAAAAGGCAAGATGCCGTAAATACGGTAAAGGCTTTAAAAATGATGAATTTTGATGTAGAAACCATACTCCAAAAGCCGGTTGTGTTACATCAAAATGCCCTTACACTGGAGAATCGTTACGAAGTTCTTCATGAATGTGGTTTTCAACCCATCAGTCTTATATTGCTATCAAAATTTGTAACAGTTATTAACAAAACTGTCTCAATGTTGAAATCATATGGTTATATACCTTTTGAAGTGAATGTTTTGGAGAACTTGTGTAATTCTTTTAGTAACGTAGAATTATCTGTGAAAACATTTACTGAACTGAACGAAGGTATGCATATAAAACATATACGGGAATGCATACTTAATGCTTACCTGAGACAAGTTTTGGACATGAACGataatgatataaaaaagtTGTGGCAAGTGTATTACCGCGTTCGGCATCGTAGTTTCAAGTCGGTTCAATCAGTAGTAAAGGTGCTACTCGAAGATCTACAATTTCCAAAAGAGCGAATAATAAAGAATGCTTTCTTACTTCACGGTGATGCCGACAATATGCGTAGAATAATTACCGAAATAAAACGAATAGACGGTCAAGATATGCGTGAAATTGTATACCGACGCCCAAAGATTTTGATGTCTTCCTGTGATGGATTATTAAAAACACTTGAAAACGTTAAAGTCTTCGGTATACATGAATCGGCAATAACGAAATGTTTGGAAATCCTAACACTTGGACCCGATACCGTACTAGAGCGCTTGAAAGATTTGAATTCAATTGACGAATTTAAAGTTTTGGGCACCAATCCACGAGTGTTGCGGCTTGTACATTACCAAAACAAAGCTCGCTTACGTTTGGAATACTTGAATCAACTAAAAGTGCGTTGCGCTTCGCTACACATTTTGTCTGGAGGATCGGAGAAATTCGCTAA GTTTGCACGTGAAGGTGTAGATCGCACAAAAGGCCGAGATGTTGTAGTTTACTTGGCAAATATAATGAAGAAAGACGAAAATTATATACGCGCATTACTTTCCAGACATCCCAATTGGTGCCATATTCCTGTATTGCAAGTTAAGCAATGTTACGATTTTTTGcgttcaaaaaaatttccaatatcGGCAATATGTAATAATATACATCTACTTTTGTACCCCAT ACAACGAATTGAAGAAAAACTGAACGAACTTCATGAACCAGAATGTCTTGAGGGATTACAATTACCGGTGGATAACATTTATGATTTGGATAACAACGAAATGCTCACACTTATTCTATATTTAATCGAATGTGAATTTCATTTTACTGGAGATGGCATTTGGACGGAACAGCAAACACAGcctgtagaaaattttaataacttacTTCCTGATTTTCCAGAGagcttaaataaaatttacaaatatggaATTAAACCCAGCCGAGCAAACCAATCAGCCAATACGCCCATAGAACTGAGATAA
- the LOC105226005 gene encoding ribosome production factor 2 homolog, translating to MSLMRIRKPKTRKGKQILLSREPQLIEPTRTMLFIDGRKCGGDIKSCMKDLQQLRKPLVKILNRKNDITPFDDPSSLEFLTMKNDCALFAFGSTSKKRPNNLILGRLFENEILDMIELGIKHYTSMSEFKTEKIGTNVKPCLIFNGPRWNQTEELRRLRNLLIDTFHKDKVDAIRLQGVEHVVSFTCTEDLTILMRSYKIMLKKSGQKTPRIELVEIGPSADFSIRRTKIASEDLYKQARKQPKQLQPKKKKNVTYDELGNTHGRVHLGKQNVTKIQTRRVKGLRKTPEEKRDSRQKKKELIKAAAKDLLKNAE from the exons ATGTCTCTAATGCGAATAAG gAAACCAAAAACCCGTAAGGGAAAGCAGATATTGTTGAGCCGCGAACCGCAACTTATAGAGCCAACACGTACAATGCTTTTCATAGATGGTCGCAAATGCGGCGGAGATATAAAATCTTGTATGAAGGATCTTCAGCAGCTACGTAAGCCtctcgtaaaaattttaaatcgtaAAAACGATATTACACCCTTCGATGATCCATCGTCTTTGGAATT TTTGACAATGAAAAATGACTGTGCGCTATTTGCATTCGGCTCGACATCAAAAAAGAGGccaaataatttaattcttGGACGTCTTTTCGAAAACGAAATATTGGATATGATTGAATTGGGCATAAAGCATTACACTTCAATGTCCGaatttaaaacagaaaaaatcgGTACAAATGTAAAACCATGCCTCATTTTCAATGGGCCACGTTGGAATCAGACTGAAGAATTACGGCGCCTTAGAAACTTGTTAATAGATACATTCCATAAAGATAAAGTAGACGCTATTCGTCTACAGGGAGTTGAACATGTAGTTAGTTTCACATGTACGGAAGATTTAACCATATTAATGAGATCttataaaataatgttaaaaaaatcggGTCAAAAGACACCTCGTATTGAACTTGTAGAAATTGGCCCTTCCGCCGACTTTTCCATTCGTCGAACAAAAATCGCATCGGAAGATCTTTATAAACAGGCCAGAAAACAACCAAAACAATTGCAaccgaaaaagaagaagaacgtTACATATGATGAATTGGGAAATACACACGGACGTGTCCATTTAGGAAAACAAAATGTAACAAAGATACAAACGCGTCGGGTAAAGGGATTGAGGAAAACACCAGAGGAAAAGCGCGACAGCaggcagaaaaagaaagaactgATAAAAGCAGCTGCCAAAGATCTACTGAAAAATGCAGAATAG
- the LOC105226009 gene encoding fatty-acid amide hydrolase 2, producing MSVPKKSNLSTLIQFLHIILDKILEFILGWILGVKRHVSAPKNKDYEELLSSSAVKLAGLIRERKLQSYELVKAYYENLLIVNRDLNAVVDGPFIEAIEEAKLIDERFKNGDITDEELKRKPFLGVPFTTKDSTEVEGKLHTLGLVSRRNERGSKDAECVRLMKEAGAIFLATSNVPEVNKWIETRNMLIGQTKNPYDYRRSVGGSSGGEAALISACCTAFGLGTDIGGSIRIPAFNCGIFGHKPTKGVVNMRGCTFRSGDEESTMVAAGPMARYADDLLELMKVLTGQKMLKELQLEETINLKSLQYFYVPCNNMIQCNPIGKDEQNLMMKVCEHFTNLTGSDVNLATLPHLDMTGKMWRYWMTQEPANFNKLLGNGETLNPFIELFKKLFGRSDFTMAAIYSLIDALLPPENEHKIREATRMCKEALDDLLRDNGVLFFHSSPRTAPFHYYPLVKFTDFSYFSIFNVLHVPVTQVPMGLDSRGMPMGIQVVASEMNDRLCLHVAKELERKFGGWVKPYK from the coding sequence AtgagtgttccaaaaaagtcgaACCTCTCTACacttatacaatttttgcatattattttggacaaaattttggaatttatacTTGGGTGGATTCTGGGTGTTAAACGACATGTATCAGCACCAAAAAATAAGGATTACGAAGAACTACTATCGTCCAGCGCAGTGAAGCTTGCTGGCCTTATAAGGGAACGAAAATTACAATCTTATGAACTAGTTAAAGCTTATTATGAGAATTTACTTATTGTAAATCGTGATTTAAATGCTGTTGTTGACGGTCCATTTATAGAAGCAATTGAGGAAGCCAAGTTGATTGATGAACGTTTTAAAAATGGCGATATTACCGACGAGGAGCTAAAAAGAAAGCCATTTCTTGGAGTACCGTTTACTACAAAAGACAGCACTGAGGTAGAAGGAAAATTACATACACTCGGTTTGGTATCACGGCGAAATGAACGTGGTTCAAAGGATGCCGAATGTGTCCGGTTAATGAAAGAAGCTGGAGCTATATTTTTGGCAACTTCAAATGTACCAGAAGTTAATAAATGGATTGAGACCCGCAATATGTTGATCGGTCAAACTAAAAACCCATATGACTACAGACGCTCAGTTGGTGGTTCTTCGGGTGGGGAAGCAGCTTTAATCAGTGCTTGTTGTACCGCATTTGGATTGGGCACAGATATTGGTGGCAGCATTCGTATACCAGCATTTAACTGTGGAATATTCGGCCATAAACCCACCAAAGGTGTAGTCAATATGCGTGGATGTACATTTCGAAGTGGAGATGAAGAAAGCACAATGGTTGCCGCTGGACCAATGGCCCGGTATGCTGACGACTTACTTGAATTAATGAAAGTATTAACTGGACAAAAAATGCTTAAGGAACTGCAATTGgaagaaacaataaatttaaaaagtttgcaatatttttacgtACCATGTAATAACATGATACAATGTAATCCCATTGGAAAAGACGAACAAAATCTCATGATGAAAGTTTGTGAACATTTCACAAATTTAACAGGCTCCGATGTTAATTTAGCTACATTGCCGCATCTAGATATGACCGGAAAAATGTGGCGATACTGGATGACACAAGAGCCAGCAAACTTCAACAAATTGCTGGGTAATGGAGAGACACTTAATCCGTTTATCGAATTATTCAAAAAACTATTTGGGCGGAGTGACTTTACAATGGCAGCAATCTATTCCTTAATAGATGCTTTATTGCCACCAGAAAATGAACATAAAATACGGGAGGCAACAAGGATGTGTAAAGAAGCACTAGATGACCTACTCAGGGATAATGGTGTATTATTCTTCCATAGCTCACCGCGCACCGCTCCATTCCATTATTATCCTTTAGTCAAATTTACCGATTTTAGTTACTTTAGTATATTTAACGTTTTACATGTACCAGTAACTCAAGTACCCATGGGTTTGGATTCAAGAGGCATGCCTATGGGTATCCAAGTTGTGGCTTCAGAAATGAATGATCGATTATGCCTACATGTCGCCAAGGAGttggaaagaaaatttggaGGGTGGGTGAAaccatacaaataa